In a genomic window of Spirosoma agri:
- a CDS encoding barstar family protein, with protein MTPNILICQSERELEAHFADDFIAHIDGKKTVTLRQFYEEIADLLEIPDLSFNLESLNDSLNDLQWLEDERIVLYVTNTNDFISKERDPAKMGSVLSLLDATAEDWKWIDEDDQAIDKKELIVVLEDSPRIRKLLDQESIDYKLLADLK; from the coding sequence ATGACCCCAAACATCTTAATCTGCCAGTCGGAACGTGAACTCGAAGCCCACTTTGCAGACGACTTCATTGCCCATATCGATGGTAAAAAGACAGTCACACTTCGCCAGTTCTACGAAGAGATAGCCGACTTACTGGAGATACCTGACCTGAGTTTTAACCTGGAATCGCTGAATGATTCGCTGAACGATTTGCAGTGGCTCGAAGACGAACGCATCGTTTTATATGTTACCAACACGAATGACTTTATCAGCAAAGAGCGTGATCCGGCTAAAATGGGAAGCGTCCTGAGCCTGCTGGATGCCACCGCCGAAGACTGGAAATGGATCGATGAAGACGATCAGGCTATCGACAAAAAAGAGCTAATTGTTGTGCTGGAAGACAGTCCCCGCATCCGGAAACTGCTGGATCAGGAGAGTATCGATTATAAATTATTGGCCGATCTGAAATAA
- the mfd gene encoding transcription-repair coupling factor: MKPEELLGIYADDSFIKLLAEPFSHKPSSDPQRLQIKGMAGSLDAVLASTIFKSVGGNHLFVLTERDEAAYFFNDLQNLLGREVLLFPMSYKKPYQYEEVENANVLMRAEVLNKLNPAPKSGLLMVTYPEALSEKVINKRSLQANTLTIRVGEKLDTNFVAELLQNYEFEKTDFVYEAGQFSVRGGIIDVFSFASEFPFRIDLFDDEVESIRKFSPESQLSTDPVDFINIIPNIQTKLIEETREPFFDFLPDATTIWVKDVEFTLEMIEKCYEKAEQSFTTVLANSGGIQIVADPNDLFETRRSFLNQLKGFRTVEFGRKFYFKTEGRQQYHSKPQPSFNKDFKRLVDVLGENQSKGYTNIIAAESFKQLDRLKTIFEELDPFVKFQPMTVGLREGFIDDALKIACFTDHQIFDRYYKFRVQDKFSKSKALTLRELKTLQPGDYVTHVDHGIGRFAGLEKVDHAGNEQEAIRLIYRDNDILLVSIHSLHKIAKYSGREGGPPTMSKLGSQEWEQKKSRIRKQVKDIARELIALYAKRRNAPGFAYSRDSFLQVELESSFLYEDTPDQAKATNDVKDDMEQPHPMDRLVCGDVGFGKTEIAIRAAFKAVTDNKQVAVLVPTTILAMQHFKTFSERMADFPVKIEYINRFRTAAQTKEILKGVASGEIGILIGTHRIVNKDIKFKDLGLLVIDEEQKFGVKTKDRLKEMRVEVDVLTLTATPIPRTLHFSLMGARDLSVIATPPPNRQPVTTEVHPFNEATIRDAISYEVRRGGQVFFVHNRVNDIESIGNLILRLVPEARIGVAHGQMEGDKLERVMTRFIEGDFDVLISTNIIESGLDISNANTILINNAHYFGLSDLHQMRGRVGRSNRKAFCYLLTPPPSVMTSDARKRLQTLEDFSDLGEGFKIAMRDLDIRGAGNLLGAEQSGFVNDLGFEMYHKVLDEAVQELRENEFKDLFETKPGDLKLALPDTIIETDLQVVIPERYVSNISERLALYTRLDSIQDVDELNAFSQEVSDRFGPMPEEVKNLIKMVNVRWSAERLYLEKLTLKNNILKGYFVSNGNDDFFKSDRFGKVIEYIKRNPARCSLKELKSRLVFTHNDVYSVEQLTEILGELTN, translated from the coding sequence TTGAAACCAGAAGAATTGCTCGGTATTTACGCCGACGATAGTTTTATAAAATTGCTAGCTGAACCGTTCAGCCACAAACCGTCCAGCGATCCGCAACGCCTGCAAATCAAAGGGATGGCCGGAAGTCTAGACGCTGTACTGGCCTCGACTATTTTCAAATCGGTGGGCGGCAATCACTTATTTGTGCTGACGGAACGCGACGAAGCGGCTTACTTCTTCAATGACCTCCAGAATCTGCTGGGTCGGGAGGTTTTGCTGTTCCCGATGTCGTATAAGAAGCCGTACCAGTATGAGGAAGTTGAGAACGCAAACGTGCTGATGCGGGCGGAGGTGCTCAACAAGCTCAATCCAGCTCCCAAAAGCGGCTTGCTGATGGTTACGTATCCGGAAGCGTTATCGGAGAAAGTGATCAACAAACGGTCATTGCAGGCCAATACCTTGACAATTCGGGTAGGGGAGAAGCTGGATACAAACTTTGTAGCCGAGCTGCTTCAGAATTATGAATTCGAGAAAACGGATTTCGTCTACGAAGCGGGACAGTTTTCAGTGCGTGGTGGCATTATCGACGTGTTTTCGTTTGCCAGCGAGTTCCCATTCCGGATCGATCTGTTCGATGATGAGGTTGAAAGCATTCGCAAGTTTAGCCCGGAATCGCAGCTATCGACCGACCCTGTTGATTTTATCAACATCATACCGAATATTCAGACCAAACTCATCGAGGAAACCCGCGAACCATTCTTCGACTTCCTGCCTGATGCGACTACGATCTGGGTGAAAGATGTTGAGTTTACGCTCGAAATGATCGAGAAGTGTTACGAGAAAGCCGAGCAAAGTTTTACAACGGTATTGGCCAACAGCGGAGGTATTCAGATTGTAGCAGACCCGAATGATCTGTTTGAAACCAGACGAAGCTTTCTCAATCAATTGAAAGGCTTCAGGACGGTGGAATTTGGTCGTAAATTCTATTTCAAAACCGAGGGCCGGCAACAGTATCATTCCAAACCCCAGCCCTCGTTTAATAAAGATTTCAAGCGTCTGGTCGATGTACTGGGCGAGAATCAATCGAAAGGATATACCAACATCATTGCGGCTGAATCATTCAAACAGCTCGACCGGCTAAAAACCATTTTTGAGGAACTTGACCCATTCGTTAAGTTTCAGCCGATGACTGTTGGTTTGCGGGAAGGGTTCATTGACGACGCGCTAAAAATAGCCTGCTTCACGGATCACCAGATATTCGATCGGTATTACAAATTTCGCGTTCAGGACAAGTTTTCCAAATCGAAAGCGCTAACCTTACGCGAATTAAAAACGCTTCAACCCGGTGATTACGTGACCCACGTCGATCATGGAATCGGTCGCTTTGCCGGTCTAGAGAAAGTAGATCATGCGGGCAACGAACAGGAAGCGATTCGCTTGATTTATCGGGATAATGACATCTTGCTAGTCAGCATTCACAGCCTCCACAAGATCGCGAAATACAGCGGTCGGGAAGGTGGGCCGCCAACCATGAGCAAGCTGGGTTCGCAGGAATGGGAGCAGAAGAAGTCACGCATTCGGAAGCAGGTAAAAGACATTGCCCGCGAACTGATTGCCCTGTATGCCAAACGACGCAATGCGCCTGGCTTCGCTTACAGCCGCGATAGTTTTCTTCAGGTCGAACTCGAATCGTCTTTTCTCTACGAAGACACCCCCGATCAGGCGAAAGCAACCAACGATGTCAAGGACGATATGGAGCAGCCGCACCCAATGGACCGGCTGGTTTGTGGCGATGTTGGGTTTGGCAAGACAGAGATCGCTATTCGTGCGGCTTTTAAAGCCGTAACCGACAATAAGCAGGTAGCGGTGCTCGTGCCGACAACGATTTTGGCGATGCAGCACTTCAAGACGTTCAGCGAACGCATGGCCGACTTTCCGGTAAAAATTGAGTACATAAACCGCTTCCGGACGGCAGCCCAGACGAAAGAAATTTTGAAAGGCGTTGCTTCCGGTGAAATCGGTATTCTGATTGGAACGCACCGAATCGTCAATAAAGACATTAAATTCAAAGATTTAGGCTTGCTGGTTATTGATGAGGAGCAAAAATTTGGCGTTAAAACAAAAGATCGATTGAAAGAAATGCGGGTGGAAGTGGATGTGTTGACGCTCACGGCGACGCCTATCCCACGTACGCTGCACTTTTCGCTTATGGGTGCGCGTGACCTCTCCGTCATTGCTACCCCACCGCCAAACCGCCAGCCTGTAACCACCGAAGTTCATCCGTTCAATGAAGCAACGATCCGCGATGCAATCAGTTACGAGGTTCGGCGCGGTGGTCAGGTTTTCTTCGTTCACAACCGCGTCAACGATATTGAATCGATCGGTAACCTGATCTTGCGACTGGTTCCTGAAGCGCGGATTGGCGTTGCCCACGGCCAGATGGAAGGTGATAAGCTGGAACGCGTGATGACCCGATTCATCGAGGGCGATTTCGACGTACTCATTTCGACCAACATTATCGAATCCGGTCTTGATATCTCTAATGCCAACACGATCCTGATCAATAACGCGCACTACTTTGGCCTGTCCGATCTGCACCAGATGCGCGGTAGGGTAGGCCGTTCGAACCGAAAAGCCTTCTGTTATCTATTGACTCCACCGCCGTCGGTGATGACATCGGATGCTCGGAAACGACTCCAAACCCTTGAGGATTTTTCGGACCTGGGCGAAGGATTCAAAATCGCCATGCGCGACCTCGACATCCGTGGCGCGGGTAATCTGCTGGGAGCGGAACAGAGTGGTTTTGTGAATGATCTGGGTTTTGAGATGTACCACAAAGTACTGGACGAAGCGGTGCAGGAATTACGGGAGAATGAGTTTAAGGATTTGTTCGAGACCAAACCCGGTGATCTGAAACTGGCTTTACCGGACACGATCATTGAAACCGATCTTCAGGTGGTTATTCCCGAGCGATACGTATCTAACATTTCGGAAAGACTGGCTTTATACACCCGGTTAGACAGTATTCAGGATGTCGACGAATTGAACGCATTCAGTCAGGAAGTTTCGGATCGCTTCGGCCCAATGCCGGAAGAAGTCAAAAATCTGATCAAAATGGTGAACGTTCGGTGGAGTGCAGAACGGTTATACCTTGAAAAACTGACGCTTAAGAATAATATCCTGAAAGGATACTTCGTTTCTAACGGGAATGATGACTTCTTCAAGTCTGACCGGTTTGGCAAGGTAATTGAGTACATTAAACGAAATCCAGCCCGTTGTTCGTTGAAGGAACTGAAAAGCCGCCTAGTATTTACGCATAACGACGTATATTCCGTTGAGCAACTGACAGAAATACTGGGAGAGTTGACAAATTA